The proteins below come from a single Myxosarcina sp. GI1 genomic window:
- a CDS encoding metal ABC transporter ATP-binding protein, which translates to MLEVCDLTVNYRRTQAISGITFELQPGQITGLLGPNGAGKSTLVKAILGLVPTTQGFVKFGSRPLKKQLKRVAYVPQRSQIDWDYPVTVQKVVMMGRIAHTGWFRKPSVASKSIVREALERVGMWQYRQHQISELSGGQQQRIFLARAIAQEADLFFFDEPFNNIDRQTEAVMFDLFSELKVRQKTLLVISHDLGETLSNYDRLLLLDRQLIASGKREEVLTRENLKKAYGFSMNKQQLAIEAY; encoded by the coding sequence ATCTTAGAAGTTTGCGATCTAACGGTTAATTATCGCCGTACTCAAGCCATAAGCGGGATAACGTTTGAACTCCAGCCAGGACAAATTACGGGTTTATTAGGTCCAAATGGTGCGGGTAAAAGCACTTTGGTTAAAGCCATCCTGGGACTGGTGCCAACTACTCAGGGATTTGTAAAATTTGGTTCTCGTCCTCTAAAAAAACAGTTAAAGCGAGTTGCCTATGTACCGCAGCGATCGCAAATTGATTGGGACTATCCCGTTACCGTGCAAAAAGTGGTAATGATGGGACGTATCGCTCATACAGGTTGGTTTAGAAAGCCTTCGGTTGCTTCTAAGTCGATCGTGCGAGAAGCTTTAGAAAGAGTGGGGATGTGGCAATACCGCCAGCATCAAATAAGCGAACTGTCGGGAGGACAACAACAGCGAATATTTTTAGCAAGGGCGATCGCTCAAGAAGCCGATTTATTTTTCTTTGACGAACCGTTTAATAATATCGATCGCCAAACCGAGGCAGTTATGTTCGATCTTTTTAGCGAACTTAAGGTACGACAAAAAACTTTGTTAGTTATCAGTCACGATTTAGGCGAAACTCTAAGTAATTACGACCGACTGTTACTATTAGACCGTCAACTAATTGCATCGGGTAAAAGAGAAGAGGTTTTAACTAGAGAAAATCTTAAAAAAGCTTATGGATTTTCAATGAATAAGCAGCAGTTAGCGATCGAGGCATATTAA
- a CDS encoding metal ABC transporter solute-binding protein, Zn/Mn family, with the protein MLERVRGKQSLLGVAVLAMTSLTGCNFVRDRSSVLAQTKPTVVATHSIICDFVEAIAEDTLDLTCLLKGTQDPHTYRPTPRDRQLLEAAQLILYGGYELEPRISELLAATQTPTPKIAVYEAAVTEPIVGDHHHEAEHDEAEAENENTSETQTTESSITDRLVPEANQLPDTQAAPETQNLEGADPHVWQNVENAVATVESLQTALTQLNPANAALYLQNSVALEDRLWLLDAWIKNQVATIPEAQKILVTVHDSFNYYVKAYEFTDYLSLQGLSDEESPTASQLRELATQVRQQEIPTIFAESTASDRVINSVAREAGVELAQTKLSADGLGEADTYIEMMVDNTCTIVDGLGGNCTPFEN; encoded by the coding sequence ATGTTAGAACGAGTGCGAGGGAAACAAAGCCTTTTAGGTGTTGCTGTGTTAGCAATGACTAGTTTGACTGGCTGTAATTTCGTTCGCGATCGAAGCTCTGTTTTAGCACAGACAAAACCTACCGTGGTGGCAACTCACAGTATTATTTGCGATTTTGTTGAAGCTATTGCCGAGGATACTTTAGATTTAACTTGTTTACTAAAAGGTACTCAAGACCCCCATACCTATCGTCCTACCCCCAGAGATCGCCAATTGCTCGAAGCAGCGCAGTTAATTCTCTATGGGGGTTACGAACTAGAACCACGAATTAGCGAGTTATTAGCAGCCACACAAACACCAACTCCGAAAATAGCCGTCTACGAAGCGGCAGTAACCGAACCAATTGTTGGCGATCACCATCATGAAGCAGAACACGACGAAGCAGAAGCTGAAAACGAAAATACTTCTGAAACACAAACCACAGAATCATCGATAACCGATCGTCTAGTGCCAGAAGCCAACCAGTTGCCAGATACTCAAGCTGCACCAGAAACTCAAAATTTAGAAGGAGCAGATCCCCACGTTTGGCAAAATGTCGAAAATGCGGTGGCGACAGTAGAATCGCTGCAAACAGCTTTGACTCAGTTAAATCCAGCTAATGCCGCACTTTACTTACAAAACAGCGTGGCTTTAGAAGATCGTCTGTGGTTACTAGATGCCTGGATTAAAAACCAAGTTGCCACTATTCCTGAAGCTCAAAAAATATTAGTTACCGTTCATGATTCGTTTAACTATTATGTTAAGGCTTATGAATTTACCGATTATTTAAGTTTGCAAGGTTTGAGCGATGAGGAATCGCCTACCGCCTCCCAGCTAAGAGAGTTAGCAACTCAAGTTCGACAGCAAGAAATACCAACTATTTTTGCCGAATCTACAGCCAGCGATCGCGTTATTAATAGCGTTGCTCGTGAAGCAGGAGTTGAGTTAGCACAGACGAAGTTATCAGCCGATGGTTTGGGAGAAGCCGATACCTACATCGAGATGATGGTTGATAATACTTGTACTATTGTTGATGGCTTGGGCGGTAACTGCACCCCTTTTGAAAATTAA
- a CDS encoding metal ABC transporter permease, whose protein sequence is MRQAIAIGILLGILSAVVGSYLILQQMGMMSGVISHAVLPGMAIAFFLEINLAIGAFIAGVLSALLVIVIKTRSPIKVDAAMGLSLTTFLALGVILITALETNAIDLDALLFGDILGVTIDDVWQTGIITAVILILTRLFYKELEFYTFDPLGAKACGLPTNLLYLGLVCAITLTIVASMQTVGVLLVMSLLVGPAITAYLLVRELKQMMFLGAIIGAVSSIGGMYLSYYFDLPSGASIVLVVFGCFLLALLFSPRQGILTTPNVRAKVGSWLWKNSSK, encoded by the coding sequence ATGCGTCAGGCGATCGCCATAGGAATTTTGTTAGGAATTCTCAGTGCGGTAGTAGGTAGCTATTTGATTTTGCAGCAGATGGGTATGATGAGCGGCGTAATTTCTCATGCTGTTTTACCAGGTATGGCAATCGCTTTTTTTTTAGAGATTAATCTAGCAATTGGCGCATTTATCGCAGGAGTTTTAAGCGCCTTACTGGTAATAGTAATTAAAACGAGATCGCCTATAAAAGTAGATGCGGCAATGGGACTTAGTTTAACTACATTTCTGGCTTTGGGAGTAATTTTAATTACTGCTTTAGAAACTAATGCGATCGATCTTGATGCTCTTTTATTTGGTGATATTTTAGGAGTTACTATTGACGACGTTTGGCAAACGGGTATTATTACGGCAGTTATTTTAATTTTGACAAGGCTTTTTTATAAAGAATTAGAATTTTATACTTTCGATCCTCTGGGGGCAAAAGCTTGTGGATTACCTACTAATTTGCTGTATTTAGGCTTGGTTTGCGCTATAACCTTGACTATAGTTGCCAGTATGCAAACCGTAGGGGTTTTGCTGGTTATGTCTTTATTAGTAGGTCCTGCAATTACTGCCTATTTGCTGGTTAGAGAACTGAAGCAAATGATGTTTTTAGGAGCGATAATTGGTGCAGTTTCCAGTATTGGCGGTATGTATTTAAGCTATTATTTCGATTTACCTTCTGGTGCGTCTATAGTTTTAGTCGTGTTTGGATGCTTTTTGCTGGCACTATTATTTAGTCCCCGTCAGGGAATTTTAACCACGCCGAATGTTAGAGCTAAAGTTGGTAGTTGGTTATGGAAAAACAGTAGCAAGTAG
- a CDS encoding phycocyanin, which yields MFSGIVGRNQNNSENKFVTKNELEASYRNAREANASLQAAQSLTNNFDLLVKEAANVVYAKYPHTTQRPEPQYASTPVGKAKCERDIGYYLRMVTYSLIAGSTRPMDEFFLQGLNEMNRALELSSSWYIEALKYIKENHGLTNLAAQKTNEYIDYIISALS from the coding sequence ATGTTTTCTGGGATAGTCGGGAGAAATCAAAACAATAGCGAAAACAAATTTGTAACAAAGAATGAGCTAGAAGCGTCATATCGTAATGCTCGTGAGGCTAATGCTTCTTTACAAGCTGCACAGTCTTTAACTAATAATTTCGATCTGCTTGTTAAAGAAGCTGCAAATGTAGTCTATGCTAAATATCCTCACACTACTCAAAGACCAGAACCCCAGTACGCATCTACACCTGTAGGAAAAGCTAAATGCGAAAGGGATATTGGCTATTACTTAAGAATGGTAACGTACAGCTTAATTGCTGGCAGTACTAGACCTATGGACGAGTTTTTCCTTCAGGGTTTGAACGAAATGAATCGCGCTCTCGAACTATCTTCAAGCTGGTACATTGAAGCTTTAAAGTATATAAAAGAAAATCATGGATTGACCAATTTAGCCGCTCAAAAAACTAACGAATACATTGATTATATTATTAGTGCTTTGAGCTAA
- a CDS encoding ABC transporter ATP-binding protein: MSQEFAIATYGLTKRFERHLAVNEIDLRIKSGEVYGLIGPNGAGKTTLIRMLAAAEEPTKGEIYLNGDRLLRDDTNPHLKKRLGYLPDDFPLYDDLTVWDYLDYFARLYRLPQPHRRRRLYEVLELVQLENKRQSIISTLSRGMKQRLSLARTIIHEPIVLLLDEPVSGLDPLARKQFRQIIKILQEAGMTIVISSHVLSDLAELCTSVGIMELGFLVESASLKELYRRLSRQQIIIATLGKMETLQRELSQNSLVQQWEVIPGTNRLKVYFTGEEAKSAELLRSLVRADIPLTEFHCSREDLESIFLKLGHKQAS; this comes from the coding sequence ATGAGTCAAGAATTTGCGATCGCTACTTACGGATTGACCAAAAGATTCGAGCGTCATCTGGCAGTAAATGAAATCGATCTGAGGATAAAAAGCGGTGAAGTATATGGCTTAATTGGTCCTAACGGTGCGGGAAAAACTACTTTAATTCGGATGTTAGCCGCTGCCGAAGAACCGACTAAAGGCGAAATTTATCTCAACGGCGATCGCCTCCTGCGCGACGATACCAATCCCCATCTCAAAAAACGTTTGGGTTATCTTCCCGATGACTTTCCCCTCTACGACGATCTTACTGTCTGGGATTATCTCGACTATTTTGCACGGCTGTATCGCTTACCCCAACCCCATCGCCGCCGCCGACTCTACGAGGTGCTAGAACTAGTCCAGCTAGAAAATAAACGTCAAAGCATTATTTCTACCCTATCGCGAGGTATGAAGCAACGCCTCTCGCTGGCGCGAACGATTATTCACGAACCAATTGTCTTGTTATTAGATGAACCCGTATCGGGTTTAGATCCGCTGGCGCGAAAGCAATTTCGACAGATTATTAAAATTCTGCAAGAAGCAGGGATGACTATAGTAATTTCTTCCCACGTATTGAGCGATTTAGCCGAATTATGTACCTCTGTGGGAATTATGGAGTTGGGTTTTCTGGTAGAAAGTGCTTCTTTAAAAGAATTGTATCGGCGTTTATCTCGCCAACAAATTATCATTGCTACATTGGGTAAGATGGAAACACTGCAACGGGAACTATCCCAAAATTCTTTAGTACAACAGTGGGAGGTAATACCAGGAACTAATCGTTTAAAAGTTTACTTTACGGGAGAAGAAGCTAAAAGTGCCGAACTTTTGCGATCGCTAGTTAGAGCAGATATTCCCCTTACAGAATTTCACTGTAGTCGAGAAGATTTGGAAAGCATCTTTCTCAAACTCGGTCACAAACAAGCTTCCTAA